From the Achromobacter xylosoxidans A8 genome, the window CCTACGCCTTCTCGCCCGCGGGCGAAGCCGAACTGGTGGCATCGCTGGCGTCCATCGTCTTCAAGATGGACCAGGGGCGGGCCCAGGGCTTCGACATCAAGTTCTACGACGACAGCGGCCTGGGCCGCTGGACCAGCAAGTAGCCGCCCCGCGCGCCGCCAGCTCAAAAACGGTAGGCGGCGCGCAGGGTCAGGGACTGGTCGCGGTATTCCCCATTGCCGCGCAAAGCGTATTCCGTCTTCAGCTCCACGCCCTTGGGCGTGACGTATTCCAGGCCTGCGGACAGATTGCCATAGGTCCTGGGCATGCCGGACCGCAGCGTGAACGGCGCCGCGCCTGGCACATTGAGCTGCATGGTGCTGACCACGTCGCCGCCGCTCAGAAAGCTCATCCCGCCGGCCACGTATGAGCGCAAGGTCGAGCCGTTGGCCAGGTCCTTGCGTCCGCCCAGTTCCATCATGGGCGAGACCATGAACGAGGTCGTGTCGTTGCCGCGCACCTTCAGGTTGAAGGCGCCCGCGCCTTGTTCGTCGTAGCCGTCCTGCCGGATGTGGTTCACGTCCAGGTCCATGTACGGCCGCAAGTACCAGGACGGCTGGCTGAATTCGTAGGCGGTGCGCAGCCTGGCCGCCAGAAAGGACGATTCCGGCTTGCTCTTGGCCACGCCGTCCAGCGTGCCGCGCGACATCCTGCTCTTCTCCACGCCGCCATGCACGGCAAGCGACACCTGCCACGGCGCATTGTTGTACTTCAAGGCCAGGCCGCCCGCGTAGGTATCGCTATTGCCCGAGAGATCCGAGGCCGAGGTGGTCTTGCCATAGGCGTAGCTCAGCGAACCGCCCAGGAACCAGTTGGTGGCGATCTCGCGCTGCGCGCCCAGCGTGAGCGTGCTCTGGCGCACGCGGTAGCCTTCGTCGTCCGAGGTGGCCTTGCGCTGGGTCCAGTTCGTGTCCAGACGGGTCCAGACGCAATCGCCCTCGCGCAGGATGGTGCTTTCTCCGACGAACGCCGGGCAGCTCATCATCCGGTTCATCGACGCGTAGGACGCATGCATCTGGTTGGCGGCGCGGGCGAACTGGCCGTCATGGGCGATGCGGTTCAAGGCGTCGCGGTACTGGTCCGCCGTCTGGATCCCCGTGAGCTTGTCGAAGGTGGCGGCATCGCTCTGTTTCCCCTGATCCCACAGCGCCTGCAACGAGTTCGCGATCCTCGCGCGATCCGCGCTCAGCGGCAATGCCGACGGGGTGAAATTGGCGTCGACCGAAATGAGCGGATCGCGCAAGCCGCCGGCGCCGTTGTTCTTCAGCGCATAGTTGAACAAGGGGCTGTCGCTTGCGGTCGCGGGCATGCTGTTTTGCGCGGCATCGAAATGGCCTATCCCCAGCCACACGTTCTTCACGGGATTGCGCAGCACGGGTCGGACCGTTCCCGCGAAGGTCGATGCGCCCGATACCGAGAGGAAGTCGCTGTTGTGGCCGCCAAAGTCCAGATCGGGCCGGTAGGTTCCCGTGTGGTTCAGCGCGCCCGTGATCCGGGTCGCGGCAAACACGCCCGGCCTGCCCGGATTCAGGATGCCGGCGCTGGCCAGATCGCCCTGGAAGCGGGCGCCGCTGTACAGGTTGGCGCCGGCGTTGTTATGGAAGAGGCTGCCGCTACCCATCAGCACGTCGCCCGCCACGGTTCCGCTATTGTTGACGACGGTCTGGCCGGCCACGTCGATCGCCGTCTTCGCCTGAATCGTGCCGGCATTGGTGATGGTGGTGCTGGCCAGCGGCGCGATGGCCAGGATGCCCGTGCCGGACTTGGCGTCGGCGCTTATCAAGGCATTCTGCTCCAGGCTGACCGAGACCGCCCGGCCTCCGCCATAGGCGCCATTGCTGATCGCGACCACGGCCGGCGAATTGGCGCCGGTGGCGACGACCTGCGCGGCATGGCCGATGGCCACGCTTACCGGCCCGCCGTATGCCGGGTAGTTGCCCGGCGTGCTGTATTGATAAAGTGCGCCGTCCTTGAACACGCCGCCCCCGCCCACGCTCATCGCCAGGATCGCGGGCGCGTTGGCGCCGGAAGTCTGGACAGTGCCGCCCGTGCCGATGGCCACGTTGATGCTGCCGCCATTGCCCTGGCCGCCGGTCAGTCCCGCGTTCTGTATGAGGCCCGTCGTGTATTGCGCGGACGACTGGTCGCCCGCCAGCCCGCCGCCGCCGCCCACGCTTTGCGCCAGGATGCCGGCGGCGCCTTTGCCCGAGGTCGCGACCGTACCCGAAATGGACAGGTTGACGGCATTGCCGTCGCCGCCTGCCGCCGGGGATCCGACGGGTTTCAAGGTCACGAGGCCGGGCCGCGTCGCCAGGCCGGCAATGCCGCCGCCCCCGCCTATGCTTTGCGCGACGATGCCATGCGAGTTCTTGCCGGCCGTGACGATGCTGCCGCCCACGTCCTGCGTCACGGTAACGCTTCCTCCCGGACCGACCATCGGCGAACTGGAGCCGAACGTGAGGTTCACCGCATTCGCGGCTGGCCCCGCGCCGTTATCCACCATGACCAGGCCGCCGCCGCCCCCTATGCTCTGCGCCAGCACGCCGAAGGACAGCGCGCCGTTCGTGACGACGCTGCCGCCCGTGTTGGCGACGCTGACACTGCCTCCGCCACCGGTGACGTTGCCCAGGAAGCCGCCTCCCCCAGCTTTCGCGGTGCTCCCCAGCTGAATGTCGATGCCCGTGAGAGACGCGCTGGACGACACGGCCGCCATGCCGCCTCCGCCGCCCACGCTTTGCGCCAGGATCCCTGGAGAGAACCACCCTTGCGTGGTGACGCGGCCAATGTTGTTGGCCACGCTCACCGTGCCGCCGGACGCCTGGACCATGCCGAAGGTGTTGGTGATGGACGGGTATTCGGCGCCCAACGCGACCGCCAGCGAGGCCTCCTGCTGGATGGCGGCAAGGCTGGCATTGCGCAGGACCAGCGTGCTGACCCCGCCGCCGCCACCCACGCTCTGCGCCATGAGCCCGGCAGAGCCGCCCGCCCGGGTCGCGAGCGTCCCGCCATGAACCACGCTGGCCGCGCCGCCCGTGCTGGTCGAGGAACCCTGCTTCGGGTCGCCCGCGGCACCCAGCGTGATCGCCGCGGCGGTCTGGTTCCACAGAAACAGGGGCTGGTCGACCACCGAAATGCCGCCGCCCCCGCCCACGCTCTGCGCGAGTATGCCCGGCGCCTGGTAATCCTGCGTGGAGATCTGGCTGGTCGCGGCGCTGGCGTCGACCATGACGGCGCCGCCCGCGCCGCTGGCTCCGTCCACCCCGCCGGCACGCACATTGACCAGGGAGCCCAGCAGTGACCCGCCTTTGGTGCCCAGGAGGCTGACGATGCGGGTGATCTTGTCGATGATCGCTGGGGCCTGGCTGCCCGCGCCGGCCGATACCACCGCCTGCAGATCCTGCCCGCTGGCTGTGCTTCTGCCGCCGCCACCGCCTATGCTCTGCGCGACGATGCCCGCCGAACCGCTGCCTTGCGTCGCAATGACTCCCGTGTTCGTCACGATGGCCGGATCCGCAGCGCTGCCGCCGCCCGCGCCCGCCTCACCGCCGTTGCCGCCAGTCTGGTGGGTGATGCTGGTTTGCGGCAGCGCGACGGTGAACAGATCCTGCACGCCCGACGCGGCGGCCTTGATCAGCGCATCGATACTGGACAGCAGGCTGGACGCGCCCGCCGAATCTATCGTGCCCGCATTGCCTCCCCCGCCGCCGATGCTCTGCGCCAGGATGCCGGGCGCGTGGTCTCCCGCCGTCGAGATGGCGCCGTCATTGCGCACATTGAAGGCGCTGGCGCCGTTCCCCGCGCCGCCATTGCCGCCGGTCGTGACGCCGACCGACAGATTGACGGCCTTGCTGAACGCCAGCTGCGGCGTCTGCTCCAGCCAGCTCGCGGCCTTGTCCAGCAAGCCCGCCAGACTGGCCGGCGAGCCCAGGATGTCATTGAACGAGTTGGCGTCGTGCGCCTGGACGATGCCGCCGTTGCCGCCGCCCCCGCCTATGCTTTGCGCGACCAGGCCAGCCGCCCCCGTCCCCTGGGTGGCGATGATGCCCGTGACGGCGTTGCCGGCCCGCACCCGTCCGCCGCTGCCGCCCTGGCCGCCCTGCCCGCCATGGCGCACGCTCAGTTGCAGGTCGACCAGCGAGTTGCCTATGGTCGGAATCTTGACCGGCGCCAGCACCCCGCCGCCATTGCCGCCGCCGCCTCCTATGCTCTGGACCACCGCCCCATTGCTTTGCGCGCCCGCGGTGTGGATACCCCCCGCATTCGTGAACGCGGCGGTCCCGCCGTCGCCCGCGCCTTGGCCCGCGCCGCCGTTGGACACCGCAACCGTGACCGTGCCGCTGGGCTTGTCACCCAAGGGCGGCGCGATCGTGATGGCGCGGGAGTTGGCCAGCCCGCCGCTGCCGCCGCCTCCGCCTATGCTTTGCGCCAGCACGCCATTGCTGTGCGCGCCCAGCGTCGTGATCGTTCCCTGGCTGGCCTGCGTGAATGAAACCAGGCTGCCGGAGCCGCCGCTGCCGCCCTTGCCGCCGGTCGCCACAGTGACGTTCAACCCCACGCCCACGCCGACCGCATTGGCCGATCCGCCGCTGCCGCCACCGCCGCCTATGCTCTGCAGGATCACGCCCGAGGCGTTGCCGGCGCGCGTCAGTATCTTGCCTTGCGAAGAAAACTGGACCAGCCCGCCATTGCCTGCCGCGCCGCCCGTGCCGCCGATCGCGACCGACGCGATCACGCCGGTGCTGTTGGCGTCGCCGCCCAACCCGCCCCCGCCGCCTATGCTCTGCAACAGCACCGCGGCGCTGTTGTCGCCCGAGGTGTCGATGCCGCCGCTATTGGCCATGGCGATACCGCCGCCCGCGCCGCCGGTTCCGCCATGCCCGCCGCCCACGGCGATGATGCCGTTGCTGGACGAGGCCAAGCCGCCGCCGCCGCCCGCGCTGTTGGCGATGACGGCGGCCGCATCGTTGCCGTAGGTGCTGATGCGGCCGGCATTGGTGATCGTGATCGCCTGGCCCGCGACCGCGCCGGCGCCGCCATTGCCGCCTTGTCCGAATGCGCCGTTGGCGCCCGCCGGGCCGCCTTCCCCGCCCAGCACGCTGGCCATGATGCCCTTCGCGCCGACAGTAGCGTTGGCGCCGGTCGTGATCGTGCCGGTATTGGTGATGACGATGGCGCCGGGCGCACCGCCCGCGCCGCCATTGTGGCCATCGAACCAGGAGCCGTTGCCGCCATTGCCGCCATTGCCGCCCTGGCTCAGCGCGTAGACGCCGATACCCCGATTGCCGTCGGTCTTGATGACGCCGCCGTTGCTGACGCTGACCTGGCCGGCATTGCCCCCCGCCGCGGCCTTGGTGTCGGTATCGTTGGCGGTCGACGCATTGCCGCCGATGGAACGGGCGATCACGCCATACACGCCGTCGCCATGGCCGTTGACCGCAGTCCCGGCCGAGGACATGAACGTAACAGCCGAGGCATCGCCGCCCCGCCCGGCATCGCTATGCCCGCCGAAGTCCCCCGTATGCTCGGCCGCCCCGGCCTGCCCGCCCGACGATATCAGTCCAACTCCGGCGCTGACGCCGTCCGGTCCCGGCCCGCGCGCGGTCACCGAGCTCGCGCCTTGCAGGATCACGGATGCCAAGCCTGCGCTGCCGCCATGGCCGGACGTGTACGCACTGTCGAAGCCATTGGCGATGGCGCTGTCGGTCCCCGCGCCGCCCCAGGATTGGACCGCAATGCCAAAGCCCGTGCCGACGATCGTGGCGTTGTTGAGCGTGATACGCGCCTGATGCCCGTCGCCGCCGATGCCGTAGCCGCCGTTGGGTCCGTCCGCATTGCCCCACAGGCCGCCGTTGCCGCCCGCCGAGTACAGGTCTATTCCCCGGCCCGCGGCATTGACCGTGCTGGCCGACAAGGTGTAATCGACGATCCGCCCGCCGCCGCCATTGCCGCCCCAATGGTTCACGTCGGCGTCCCTGCCGTTGCCGCCCTTGCCTCCGCTGACGTCGATCAGGATGCCGGTCTGACCGGGCGCACTGGCGCTGATGCGCTGGTTGCTGTCGGTCTGGACGAAGTCACGCTGGCCCCATTGCCCGTCATGGCCATTATTGGGGTGTTCGCCGCTGGAACAGCAGGTGCCGTCGGCGCCGCGAAACTGATAGGCCAGCGGCGCCGTCTGCGCCCAGGCCGGCCGCCCGAAGAGGTACACGGTGGAGATGCCTGCCTGCAAGCACAACGCCAGCCAGGTAAGCCGCAGGCCGTTGCGGCCGGGCTTTGGGATGTCTTGTTGTAGGGTCATGGCGGCGGCGGCGAAAATAGGGCAGATAGAGAAAATCGCCGTTCCCCGCCCGCTCCACAAGTCTGGGATGACGAATCAACCATCCTGGCTGATGAGCGGCGGATGGCCGCCACCAGCTCTGGATTGCCCAGGCATGGGAAAATCGCAACTCTCTGGGAACACCGACATGTCCACCTCGCCCGCCGACAATGTGATTTCGCTGTATCGCGAACACGCCGACGCCTTCGAGAAATTGCGCGGCAAGCAGCTGGTAGAACGCGCCTGGCTGGAGGCGTTCCTGGACCTGCTGCCCGGCCCCGCTCCCGAGGTGTTGGACATAGGCTGCGGCACCGGCATCCCCATCGCCCGCCATCTGATCGAACGCGGCTGCAGGCTGACCGGCGTGGATGCCTCGGACGCGCTGCTTGCGCGGGCAAGAGCCTCGTTCCCTGAACACAGCTGGATTGAAGCGGACATGCGCAGCCTGCCGCCCTTGCGCCCATTCCAGGGGCTGATCGCCTGGCACAGCTTCTTTCACCTGCGGCCGGAAGACCAGCGCCCCATGTTCGACGCCTTCGAGCGCCTGGCCGCGCCGGGCGCGGCGCTGATGTTCACCAGCGGGACCCATCTGGGCGAAGCCATCG encodes:
- a CDS encoding class I SAM-dependent DNA methyltransferase, with translation MSTSPADNVISLYREHADAFEKLRGKQLVERAWLEAFLDLLPGPAPEVLDIGCGTGIPIARHLIERGCRLTGVDASDALLARARASFPEHSWIEADMRSLPPLRPFQGLIAWHSFFHLRPEDQRPMFDAFERLAAPGAALMFTSGTHLGEAIGQFEGQPLYHGSLDTAEYRELLRQTGFEVMRHVEADKTCGGANIWLAQRRR
- a CDS encoding autotransporter outer membrane beta-barrel domain-containing protein codes for the protein MTLQQDIPKPGRNGLRLTWLALCLQAGISTVYLFGRPAWAQTAPLAYQFRGADGTCCSSGEHPNNGHDGQWGQRDFVQTDSNQRISASAPGQTGILIDVSGGKGGNGRDADVNHWGGNGGGGRIVDYTLSASTVNAAGRGIDLYSAGGNGGLWGNADGPNGGYGIGGDGHQARITLNNATIVGTGFGIAVQSWGGAGTDSAIANGFDSAYTSGHGGSAGLASVILQGASSVTARGPGPDGVSAGVGLISSGGQAGAAEHTGDFGGHSDAGRGGDASAVTFMSSAGTAVNGHGDGVYGVIARSIGGNASTANDTDTKAAAGGNAGQVSVSNGGVIKTDGNRGIGVYALSQGGNGGNGGNGSWFDGHNGGAGGAPGAIVITNTGTITTGANATVGAKGIMASVLGGEGGPAGANGAFGQGGNGGAGAVAGQAITITNAGRISTYGNDAAAVIANSAGGGGGLASSSNGIIAVGGGHGGTGGAGGGIAMANSGGIDTSGDNSAAVLLQSIGGGGGLGGDANSTGVIASVAIGGTGGAAGNGGLVQFSSQGKILTRAGNASGVILQSIGGGGGSGGSANAVGVGVGLNVTVATGGKGGSGGSGSLVSFTQASQGTITTLGAHSNGVLAQSIGGGGGSGGLANSRAITIAPPLGDKPSGTVTVAVSNGGAGQGAGDGGTAAFTNAGGIHTAGAQSNGAVVQSIGGGGGNGGGVLAPVKIPTIGNSLVDLQLSVRHGGQGGQGGSGGRVRAGNAVTGIIATQGTGAAGLVAQSIGGGGGNGGIVQAHDANSFNDILGSPASLAGLLDKAASWLEQTPQLAFSKAVNLSVGVTTGGNGGAGNGASAFNVRNDGAISTAGDHAPGILAQSIGGGGGNAGTIDSAGASSLLSSIDALIKAAASGVQDLFTVALPQTSITHQTGGNGGEAGAGGGSAADPAIVTNTGVIATQGSGSAGIVAQSIGGGGGRSTASGQDLQAVVSAGAGSQAPAIIDKITRIVSLLGTKGGSLLGSLVNVRAGGVDGASGAGGAVMVDASAATSQISTQDYQAPGILAQSVGGGGGISVVDQPLFLWNQTAAAITLGAAGDPKQGSSTSTGGAASVVHGGTLATRAGGSAGLMAQSVGGGGGVSTLVLRNASLAAIQQEASLAVALGAEYPSITNTFGMVQASGGTVSVANNIGRVTTQGWFSPGILAQSVGGGGGMAAVSSSASLTGIDIQLGSTAKAGGGGFLGNVTGGGGSVSVANTGGSVVTNGALSFGVLAQSIGGGGGLVMVDNGAGPAANAVNLTFGSSSPMVGPGGSVTVTQDVGGSIVTAGKNSHGIVAQSIGGGGGIAGLATRPGLVTLKPVGSPAAGGDGNAVNLSISGTVATSGKGAAGILAQSVGGGGGLAGDQSSAQYTTGLIQNAGLTGGQGNGGSINVAIGTGGTVQTSGANAPAILAMSVGGGGVFKDGALYQYSTPGNYPAYGGPVSVAIGHAAQVVATGANSPAVVAISNGAYGGGRAVSVSLEQNALISADAKSGTGILAIAPLASTTITNAGTIQAKTAIDVAGQTVVNNSGTVAGDVLMGSGSLFHNNAGANLYSGARFQGDLASAGILNPGRPGVFAATRITGALNHTGTYRPDLDFGGHNSDFLSVSGASTFAGTVRPVLRNPVKNVWLGIGHFDAAQNSMPATASDSPLFNYALKNNGAGGLRDPLISVDANFTPSALPLSADRARIANSLQALWDQGKQSDAATFDKLTGIQTADQYRDALNRIAHDGQFARAANQMHASYASMNRMMSCPAFVGESTILREGDCVWTRLDTNWTQRKATSDDEGYRVRQSTLTLGAQREIATNWFLGGSLSYAYGKTTSASDLSGNSDTYAGGLALKYNNAPWQVSLAVHGGVEKSRMSRGTLDGVAKSKPESSFLAARLRTAYEFSQPSWYLRPYMDLDVNHIRQDGYDEQGAGAFNLKVRGNDTTSFMVSPMMELGGRKDLANGSTLRSYVAGGMSFLSGGDVVSTMQLNVPGAAPFTLRSGMPRTYGNLSAGLEYVTPKGVELKTEYALRGNGEYRDQSLTLRAAYRF